The genomic region GATGCTGTTTCAATCGCCATGGCTGTTGCTGCCATCTCCTTGTCCACCAGGtcacccagctcctcctccttgATGTCCAGACCTCTGGGACGCAGCTCCTGGGGATAGGATGGGATGAAAGGGACCGTCCAGGAGCACTACAGTCCCTCTGGTGGTGCCTGCCATGGCTTGATCCCATCCCACTAGCCCTCCTGGGCCACCCACCTCCCCAATAGCGCTGATCTGGCCCAGGCAGGCTGTCACCAAGCTGCAGTCAGCAGTTGCCACCATCCCTGGGTCTCGCAGGGCGCTGAGGTAGCTCACAGTTTCACTGCCACACTGcttgcacagctccagcagacCTGCGTGGGCAGCATGGGGGGCTGAGGGGGCCACATGTGGGAAAGAGATTTCTGGTTCCTACCCTCCACAGcaccctgcctgtgctggcctctgcctgccctggtTTCTGCCCACTTCAGCACCCTACTtgccccagcaccctgccaCCTTATCCCAGCATCCTGCCATGATCCCTGCACACCCTGGCCTCCACGCACCTCAGTATCCTCTTTGCTCTGGTGCCTTCCCACCCCGACATCTGCTCACCCCAGCCCCTGCTCACCGacgcccctgcccagcccagcccttgcCCATCCTGACCCCTACCCACCCCAACCCATGCTCACCCTGATCCCCTGCCCACCCAACCCTGGCCCGGGTCAGCACTCACGGTCAGCAGGCTCCACGGGGGCCACGTGGGAGGTCGCACTGCCCTGCAGGAGGGTGTTGCTGACCAGATGGGCGAAGAGTGCCAGAcagggcagcagggagcccACGGCTGTGGCAGGACAGGAGGCACAACCTCAGCCCCCACTGCGCTGCTCACCTGCCCTgcgtgccagggctgcccctgTGCCCGATGCCTGGGGCTGCCACCTCTCACCTGTGCCATCTGCAAGGTACTTGCTGTGTGCGTCCCGTAGCCGATCCGCGCACTCAGAGGCTGCCAGCACCTGGGACAGGAGGCAATCTGCAGGCAGacagcaggcagggctcagccgGGACCACAGGGAGGAGGCAGGCTGCGAGAACACCACatttgggagcagcaggggcatCACCTGCTGAGCCGGTGCAGCTGATATGAGCAGGATCCTCCATGCGAGCCAGGGCATCCTGCACCATGCGCTCAGCCTCGTGCgtggtgccctgcagcagggacagctgctcctcggccaggcactgctgcagcacacgctctgtgctttcctgctGGGCCAGAGCCGGCTCAGAGCCCCTGCTGAGCCTGCACCCTCTGGTCTGGCCAGAATGGGGAAGGCAGGACCCTCATGGTACCTTGTCTCTCAGCTGGGTCCGCAGCAtctccagctctgtcctgctgctctcctgctcacGCCCGAGTGTGTCccgcagctgctgcagctcagcctgcagagctgccatcttgtcccagtgctgctctgctgcttggttcagcctgtccctctcctgctccaggctggcaaTCCTAGTGTTTTGCTCCGCTCCTGCCTGGGGGGGGTGTTACATTGCGACACGAAATAACTCACAGAAACAGGTTAgatgtaaaaggaaagaaaactcaaaaaagaacactttattttctgactctacTGTATACACAATAGTAAAaatgacagtggattggagggtggaagtgccacctctccaaccacactggtcaaaccaacagcccatcaattctctctatccacaaaaaaaatgcaaatcattatttacatgaacatgcATGAGAAAACTCAGTTAAAATATGTAActatcagaaggcatagaaacttttagaaaaactttaaaactctTAAAAGAACAGGGCAACAGGGGGGCATGAAACAGCAGTCGAGGCTATGCTGATGGTGAACCCTCCAGTTTGGGGACCCATTCTTTGTCCAGGCTTGGGCCACCCCAAATGTTCCTGCTGGGTGCACCATGGCCTGCACAAGCACAGCTCCCCACACTGAGCAGCACTGATGATCTTATCTGGTGACAACTGAGGCTCCtggctttttcattttcatcagtgaaaagacatttttatcaCAACTGTCACCATCCTGATGGAGGAGTGGATGCAGggtgctgcctctgctccatGCCCATCCTGTTGCTGAGTCTGCCCATCTCATAGATGGGTGACTGCAATTTCCTGCCAGCTTCTGCCTCCTACAAGCCCAGGCACCCCTGCTGTCTTCCACAGCTCTGTGGGCCTGGGTTACCCTCTGGCACATCTTGCAGTGTGATGCCACACCACTACCTGGACTTACAGCAGGCAGAGCTACTGACTGACCCTGTTCTTCCAGGCATTTTTATCCCACCATCCCTGCTGCTAGAATCCATTGCTCCACATACTCAGGAGCACACTCAGGAGCGTGAAGGTCCCCTGTGTCACATCAAACTCACTCGGATGTGGCAAAGATGATGACAGGGAGCTAGTTTTGAGGCCAGTGGTGGGTATCACCTCTCAAATGGTTAAGGCCTGGCTACCCAGCCCAGAGGGGTGCTAGGGGCCTCATCATGTGCTCTCACCTGTGTGCTGGACTCCAGTGTGCCCTGGAGGACCTGCAACTCCTGtctgctggctgccagctcccgCTTCAGTGTCTCCAgcacctctgcctgctcctgagACTGCAGCAAGGAGAGAGGTTGGCAGCACTGGTGCTCCATGGGGAGCCCCAGCTCATCCCTGGTGTGTCACCCCCCCATCCCTACTCACCTTCCTCTGTGCCTGCTCGCTCACACGCTGGAAGGagtcctccagctccttcttcTCCCGCTCCACATCCCCCTGGGCCTGCCTGGCCACTGTAATCTGCTTGGTCGCCTCTGCATTCTGGCGACAACAGGGAATGAGCTGAGCAGTCCCTGCTATCAGAGGGCACAGCTGAGAGAGAGGATGCTGGGGGTGTCTGGGATGCCCACCTTGCGCAGCAGGTCAGCGTGGTTCTGCACCAGCTCGCTGTACTTCTCCTTCAGTTTGCTGTACCGCTGCTCATTGGCCTGTGCCCGTCCTGCCGTGcatgcagggacacagagctgaGCACCTGAGACCCCCTCACCCGGGACTCACCCCCACCCCATGCCAGTGCTGGCACTCCCTGCTCACTCTCAATTTCAGTCAGGCTCCGCTGAGCCTTCTCCGTATCCTCTCGCTGCTTcttcagctcctccagctctgcacgCAGGAACTCGCTCTCAtcctgtgcctgctgcttcaggtgctgctgctcagctagCTCAGCCTCTAGCTCGCTGGCACGGCCCCTCAGCTGCACTGCACCCCGTGCGCtctgcagggatgggtgggggCTGATGGTGCTGTTCAGTGCTTGCCAGAACCACTCAGTGCCCACTGGTACCATCCAGTGCCCACCAGTACTGTCCAGCAGCCCCCACATGGGTAtcaccctgccagcccccaaGGGCGTCTGGGCAAAGCACAAGGATGTTGGGTAGTGGGCCTGAGCTCAGCCccctgacacacctggggacccCCTGTATGGGGGAAGCCACTGGGAAGAGGGCAGGAGAGAGGTGAGGTCACTATCTTGTCCACCCAGGGACACAGTCACCAGCCTACCCAACATTCCCAGTGGGTCTCATCCTGCCCACCTGGCTGTCACCCACCTCAGCCTTGAAgttctccagctcctccttcaGGGCTGTGATCTCCCCATAAAGCTGCTCAATTAGCCGGTCCCTGGGAAGGAGAGACATGGGATACATTCTCAGTGCTATGGGAACACAGCCTGGGAGGGGAGGTGTCCCCTGTGTCACCACAGCTGTGATGCCATTCCAGGCAGGGAGCTCCTATTAGCATCTTGGCCACTCTGCAGCATTGCCAGGATTGCTTACTTGTCATCCTTGTTCATCCCATTCTGGCTGTTGAAATTGAAGGGGTcacagctgaaggagctgccaAAGATGTCATCAAACTTGTTATCAAACAGGCTCTGTGGGAAAAGCAGGACAGACCTAGAAGTGACCTCACTACCACTTGGGAGCCCTTGTCCCTCTATGTCACCAGTGGCACTGCCAAGCCAGCCTGGACACCAGGGCTGGTTCCCCCCACTTCAGGacactgaatgtgatgaacttGATGATCATGGTGCATCTGTGGTCCATCCCCACCTAACTCCTGGAGAGAGAAGATTCCCAAAGCCACATCATTgccttctcctccccctccccactcaATGCCTGAGGACAACCCTTGGTGGAGAGGAGGATGAAGACCTAAAGGTCTCCATGGTAAAGCTCAAAGACAAACCTCTCCTTGCCTGTCACTGGAGGGCACCACACCACTGAGCAGCACTGGGAGAATTCAGGCtagctcagccccagcagtaCCCAGACAGGACACCCAGCATCCAGATGGGACAAGCAGCACCCAGATGGGACATCCAGCAGTTACCCAGCACCTCCCATCTCTCTCCAGTGACACTCCCCAGCTCCCGAGGCCATCCCCACCGTCTCAGCCCTCACGGCAGCACAGATTTAGAGAAATAACCCTCGCTCAGAGCCAGAGagctcctccttcctcacctgCGAGGCTGCGTCCATCTCCACCAGGTCTGTGATGGGCTCACTGTCGGGTGAGGACGCCTCGGCGGGGATCACCACCACAGGGCTGATGTGCTCTGACAGCGCAGAGGCACGCAGGAAATTGGGAGGGTTCTGGGGAGGGAGCGAAGCAGGGCTAAGGTGGAAGgactggcactgctgctggacTCAAGGCACAGTTGGCTGAAAGTATGCCCTGGAGCCAAGCTGGCCATGCCTTGACCCATGAGAATGGAGCCAGGACACACAGGGATGGAACCAGGACCCACAGGGATGGAGTAGGACCCACAGGGATGGAACCAGGACCCAGAGGGTCGGATCTCAGCAAGAGCTATGGATCAGTGAAAGAGGGgatcccagcttccagtcaGAGGGCAGCTACATCCAGTTGGATGACACCGAGTGAGGGATAAAAGAATCCTCAAGGCCCAAGAGCCCCACGCTGCCACCAGACCTAAGAAGCTGGGCAAGGCAGCAAGAGGCTTTTTGGGCCTTTTGCCAGTGCCCCCACTGTTGCCCCTGGGCCCAGGAACAATGAACACAGGGACTGCAGGGTCTCACCTCTGGCAGCTGTGGGATCTGAATCAGCCGCTTGAAGTACTGGAGGTTGCTGGAGCGGTAGAAAAGGTCTTTGAGTCTGTAAGGAGCAGGGAATGGTTAGGGATGGTTCTTGTTCAACCTGGACAACCCTTTGCCTGGCTCCAGGGGTTGTCACCTGGCCACCATACTGCTCTGGAGGGGAATGTGTTTTGTGCTGTCAACAAACTTGGGGCAGGTCCTGGAAGTCCTCCTACTGCTGGAGGGTTTATCTCACAAATCCCAGGCCTGATGGGCAGGGAGAAGGACCTGAAACTTGATcgacctggtctagtggaaggtgtccctgcccatgccaggggTTGTACTTGATGAGCTTCAAAAGTGCCTTCCACTCTAAACCAATTCTTGCCTACCCAAAGTTTTCAGGAGCAGGGGGGCTTCCTGCCTGGAGCCAACACCCTCACCTTCAGTTCTTGCAGGAGCATTCTCCCCAGAAGCAGGGTATCTCCCTCCAGGTCTTAAAGTTTTGGGGAGGAGAGACCCCAGCCACACCACTCCTAGCTCCCACCTCTCCCAGTCACCTGAGCATCCCAGTCAGGATCTTGGCACTGTTGATCCCTGTGCCAAGGTTAGTCTTTGTGTGGTCAAGCACAGTCAGAGCTGCTATCTGCTCTTTGAGTTTGTGACCTCGAATCAAGCTGTCTCTCAGCACCATGACATCCTCCTCTGGCACCATgacatcccctccctgctcttggtggccagtttttgttttggttacTCTAAATCATCATGTACCAGAGACCACAGCATGTCCCTGCTCACTGATTCTTGATCTCAGTGCCTTGGGAGCACTCCCAGAGCACCAGTGCTGGGCAAGGCAGCAAGAGGCTTTTTTGGGCCCAGTGTTCCGGGTCTGGGCACCTACTTTCGGAACTGTTCCAGGAAGCGATCCCGGTGGCCCTGCAGTGTATCTGCTGGCAGACCTGGAGGAAGCAGAAAGTAGAAATATCAGTGTCTTCATGGATTGGGGAAAAACCTATTGGCACAGCCACATGGAAACAGGTCTTTCCCAGAGATGGCCACCCTCCTCTGGGGGTCCAAATACTCCATGCAGTGTCCTGCTGTAGGAGGGGACCACACCCCACACTCCTCAGGGCAGGGAGAAGTGTGGGCTGGTGGCTGCCGTAATTCCAGACCCTGAAGGATATAGGTTTTGCCATCGTGACTCCCTTCACCCCCCAAGAGGTGGGGGAAGAGGTGGTGGTAAACAGCCCAGGCTGAGCAAGGTGGTGGACCCAGTACCTCCCTGTGCGTCCCCCGCCTGTCAAAGGCAGTGGTGCTGGGGACACTCACAGGAGTGGAGCTTGAAGAGCAGCTTGACAGTGTAGTCATagaggtggctgcagtccaGGATCACCTGGATGAGCGGGGCCAGCCGGCActgacctgctgctgtcactgacACCGAGCGCGACATGTCCAGAGAGCTGAACACTGCGGGGAAGGAGCGCAGGatcagagctggcagcagcatcccagggTGCCACACTGTGTCCACCAAAGCCACAGATGTCATCCAGAGCAAGACACCCACTCACCCTTAGGGACACAGCCTGCTGCCCTGTAGCTGTTTGTGAGCTCACTGGGAGGCAAAACTCCCACCCAGGTCTCCCATCCAGGCCTGGGAACACTCCAGCCTGGCACCATAGGCCTCCAGCTGGGACTGAGCCCTAGCCATgtccctgggcagagctgaCACATGACCCCTGTGCTCTGCCTGTCACTATTGTCCCACTGGCCACTGGAGTGAGTGTGCTGGGCGTGCCAGACGGAAGATGCTCCAAAACCAGCTTGGAGCAGCTGaagaccatctcattccaacaccttccaccagaccaagGTGTTCTAAACtctatccaacctggccttgaactcttccagggatggggcagccacagcttccctggacaacctgtgccagggtctcaccaccctcacagacaagaatttcttcccaatttcccacctaaccctgccctctggcagtgggaagccattcccctttgtcctgtcactccatcccTTGTCTAAAGTCCCTTTCTGGTCCTCTTGGAGTCCTTTGGGCACTGGAAGGAGCTCTAAGGTCTTCTGGACCCTTCTGTTCTCcagctgaacacccccagctctacCAGCCTGTCTCCAGATcagaagggctccagccctcagagcatctctgtggcctcctctggacttgctccagtagccccatgtccttcctgtgctgggacaccagggctggaggcagctctgcaggtggggtttTACCTAagtggggcagaggggcagaaggGCAGAATCACCCCCTCacctgctgcccatgctgggGCATCAGCCCAGGGCATGGGGAGTTTTGGAGCACACATGGCTGAGCATGTTGAACTCCTCATCCTCCAGCAACCCCAAGTCCTTCCTGGCAGGGCTGCACTCTATCCCTTCATCTTTCAGCCTGGATTGATACCAGGGCTTGCCCTGACCCAGTGCAGCACCTTCCACTTTGCCTTGCTGAACCATAATTCAGGTGAAGTGCCCCTAgaagagctgagctgtggtGGCCTCAGCCAACATCCCCTGTCAGAGCCTCATCCAGCTTGGATCAGCCCCACAAAGGGGCTGGACTCCAGCAGATCTCTCACTCCACCGTGCCTCAGAGTAATGCAGGCCTTTACCTGTCTGGAAGAGGTTCAGCTCACACTCCAGGTAGTCAAACATCTCCACCGTCAGCTGAAAACTAGGAAACAGGGTTGAGGATGGTTGGGGACTGTCCCCAAGAACACCCATGAGGAAGGGTCCTTTCCCTGCTTGGTCATGCTGCCAGTGGGGTTGGGCAGATCGTGCCAACCACCTGCACCCACTCCCTCCCAGacctccccctgccctgcactcACAAGTTATTGACATCATTCTCCCCAGCCTCATCAAGCTGCCGGTCAGACATCTGCAGATTTCCAGGGAATCGGGGATTCTGTGGGGAAAACAGGAGTCAGGAAAGAGTTCCAGAAGATCTTCTGGTCTGGCCACATCTCTGGGAGCACCAGGGCTGTGATTGTGCAGCCTCACAGTCAGCTCTTGGATGAGCCAAGGGAGTGATGTTGGGGACAAGGGAGGTAGCACAGGGTCTCTGAACCTTGGGTGACCACAGCATCCCTAATCCACAGcaagaaaagctgatttttctgGGCTGAGAAACCTGCCTAGCAGGGAAGAGACGGGGCTGCCAGCAGAGAGCTGGACAGGATGGAGTGGTATCTGCCCCCTGGCCTTTTGGGGAAGGTCACATCACACTTCCAAAACAGGGGGATGGGCACAGAAAACATCTCTTTCCAGCAGTTTTCCTATCTAGGATAGCTGGGGAAGAAtggggtgtgtgtgtctctTACTACTTGTAATCCACCAACTCCCAGTCCAGCCCAAGGAGCTCTGGGCCACCAGGAATCCCTCAAAGCACTGGTCCTTGGGCCATTTTTGATGGCCACTGGCAGCTTTGGGAATATTTCATGGAGGCAGCAGGATGGCCATGCTGTCACCTTGCTGTCATCCCAGTGCACACCCCTTGctacagccctggggacagggacggggaggCTTACCTTGGTGTGAAATTCCATCTTGGTTCTCAGCAGTTTGAGGTAGATGCTGCAGAGCTGACCGTAGCCCTCACTCAGGTGGCCCTGTGGGGACCCCAAAAAGCTGTTGAAATCCAGGGCAGGCTGtggaaaagctgttttctgCTGCACAATGATTGACCCCTCCTTTATCTCCCCAAAACCATAGCCAAACCCTCCTCAATGGCACCTGGATGCAGACTGGCTGTACTGCAGGGATTTGGTCAGAACTTCTCATCACCTCCTCTGCATGTTTCAGTGCTTCATTTGACTGTCAGGGTCGAGTTTTTACTGGGTTTTGCCATAAAATGGAAAGAGGCATCTGATTTTGGTGTAAGGGAACACGGAATGCAACTGAAACCTAGCCCAGGTAGGTGATACTAGCCACAGGTCAGCCATGACTGTGCTCTGATTCCTGGGAGAGGGAACATCCCAAATTTACAACCAccccccagcctggccacagcaaccccagggtgtccccaccACAGCTGGCAGGTTTGGCCACTTACCCACATCCTGCTCATGTCACTCAGCTCATTCTTGTATCGCACGGAGTCTTTCAGGACCTGCAGAAATGATGGTGACAATCAGTGGGCAGAGCATCAGCACACAGTGCTCCATACTTGAAACCGGGAACTGGGTGACAAATGGGAGGTCTTGATGCATTCCCAAACCTTTACTGCTGCCACCAACCCTGTGTGCCTGCGCTTCCCCAGGGAGGATCCTTGCTGAGGGCTCTTGCACACATTGCAGACACTGAGCAGTTTCCTTTGGCACTGGCACTGCCGATGGCACTGGGGTTTGAGGCACAGGGGGTTTTGGGCTCTGACACCCAGGATTGACCTGCAGGAGGGCACTGACCCTTTGGGAGAGCTCCAGCACGGATGTCCACATAGGACTGACCCCCAGGAGGACACCAACCCTCCAGCAGGGCTCCAGCTCCAGGACTGACCCCTGGGAGGCCAATGACCCTATGGGAGGACTCCA from Lonchura striata isolate bLonStr1 chromosome 20, bLonStr1.mat, whole genome shotgun sequence harbors:
- the HIP1 gene encoding huntingtin-interacting protein 1 isoform X2 — translated: MQDHVQGSAHLPAQTVSINKAINAQEVAVKEKHARTCILGTHHEKGAQTFWSVVNRLPLSGNAVLCWKFCHVFHKLLRDGHSNVLKDSVRYKNELSDMSRMWGHLSEGYGQLCSIYLKLLRTKMEFHTKNPRFPGNLQMSDRQLDEAGENDVNNFFQLTVEMFDYLECELNLFQTVFSSLDMSRSVSVTAAGQCRLAPLIQVILDCSHLYDYTVKLLFKLHSCLPADTLQGHRDRFLEQFRKLKDLFYRSSNLQYFKRLIQIPQLPENPPNFLRASALSEHISPVVVIPAEASSPDSEPITDLVEMDAASQSLFDNKFDDIFGSSFSCDPFNFNSQNGMNKDDKDRLIEQLYGEITALKEELENFKAESARGAVQLRGRASELEAELAEQQHLKQQAQDESEFLRAELEELKKQREDTEKAQRSLTEIERRAQANEQRYSKLKEKYSELVQNHADLLRKNAEATKQITVARQAQGDVEREKKELEDSFQRVSEQAQRKSQEQAEVLETLKRELAASRQELQVLQGTLESSTQAGAEQNTRIASLEQERDRLNQAAEQHWDKMAALQAELQQLRDTLGREQESSRTELEMLRTQLRDKESTERVLQQCLAEEQLSLLQGTTHEAERMVQDALARMEDPAHISCTGSADCLLSQVLAASECADRLRDAHSKYLADGTAVGSLLPCLALFAHLVSNTLLQGSATSHVAPVEPADRLLELCKQCGSETVSYLSALRDPGMVATADCSLVTACLGQISAIGEELRPRGLDIKEEELGDLVDKEMAATAMAIETASARIEEMLSKSRAGDTGVKLEVNGRILGSCTGLMQAIRVLVLASKDLQREIVESGRGAASPKEFYAKNSRWTEGLISASKAVGWGATVMVDAADLVVQGKGTFEELMVCSREIAASTAQLVAASKVKADKDSANLCKLQQASRGVTQATASVVASTKAGKSQVEEKDSMDFSSMTLTQIKRQEMDSQVRVLELENQLQKERQKLGELRKKHYELAGVAEGWVEDAAD
- the HIP1 gene encoding huntingtin-interacting protein 1 isoform X3, with translation MELGKVTVSINKAINAQEVAVKEKHARTCILGTHHEKGAQTFWSVVNRLPLSGNAVLCWKFCHVFHKLLRDGHSNVLKDSVRYKNELSDMSRMWGHLSEGYGQLCSIYLKLLRTKMEFHTKNPRFPGNLQMSDRQLDEAGENDVNNFFQLTVEMFDYLECELNLFQTVFSSLDMSRSVSVTAAGQCRLAPLIQVILDCSHLYDYTVKLLFKLHSCLPADTLQGHRDRFLEQFRKLKDLFYRSSNLQYFKRLIQIPQLPENPPNFLRASALSEHISPVVVIPAEASSPDSEPITDLVEMDAASQSLFDNKFDDIFGSSFSCDPFNFNSQNGMNKDDKDRLIEQLYGEITALKEELENFKAESARGAVQLRGRASELEAELAEQQHLKQQAQDESEFLRAELEELKKQREDTEKAQRSLTEIERRAQANEQRYSKLKEKYSELVQNHADLLRKNAEATKQITVARQAQGDVEREKKELEDSFQRVSEQAQRKSQEQAEVLETLKRELAASRQELQVLQGTLESSTQAGAEQNTRIASLEQERDRLNQAAEQHWDKMAALQAELQQLRDTLGREQESSRTELEMLRTQLRDKESTERVLQQCLAEEQLSLLQGTTHEAERMVQDALARMEDPAHISCTGSADCLLSQVLAASECADRLRDAHSKYLADGTAVGSLLPCLALFAHLVSNTLLQGSATSHVAPVEPADRLLELCKQCGSETVSYLSALRDPGMVATADCSLVTACLGQISAIGEELRPRGLDIKEEELGDLVDKEMAATAMAIETASARIEEMLSKSRAGDTGVKLEVNGRILGSCTGLMQAIRVLVLASKDLQREIVESGRGAASPKEFYAKNSRWTEGLISASKAVGWGATVMVDAADLVVQGKGTFEELMVCSREIAASTAQLVAASKVKADKDSANLCKLQQASRGVTQATASVVASTKAGKSQVEEKDSMDFSSMTLTQIKRQEMDSQVRVLELENQLQKERQKLGELRKKHYELAGVAEGWVEDAAD
- the HIP1 gene encoding huntingtin-interacting protein 1 isoform X4; the protein is MERVSSTMKQVANPLPKVLSRRAGGGSLEAERESFERAQTVSINKAINAQEVAVKEKHARTCILGTHHEKGAQTFWSVVNRLPLSGNAVLCWKFCHVFHKLLRDGHSNVLKDSVRYKNELSDMSRMWGHLSEGYGQLCSIYLKLLRTKMEFHTKNPRFPGNLQMSDRQLDEAGENDVNNFFQLTVEMFDYLECELNLFQTVFSSLDMSRSVSVTAAGQCRLAPLIQVILDCSHLYDYTVKLLFKLHSCLPADTLQGHRDRFLEQFRKLKDLFYRSSNLQYFKRLIQIPQLPENPPNFLRASALSEHISPVVVIPAEASSPDSEPITDLVEMDAASQSLFDNKFDDIFGSSFSCDPFNFNSQNGMNKDDKDRLIEQLYGEITALKEELENFKAESARGAVQLRGRASELEAELAEQQHLKQQAQDESEFLRAELEELKKQREDTEKAQRSLTEIERRAQANEQRYSKLKEKYSELVQNHADLLRKNAEATKQITVARQAQGDVEREKKELEDSFQRVSEQAQRKSQEQAEVLETLKRELAASRQELQVLQGTLESSTQAGAEQNTRIASLEQERDRLNQAAEQHWDKMAALQAELQQLRDTLGREQESSRTELEMLRTQLRDKESTERVLQQCLAEEQLSLLQGTTHEAERMVQDALARMEDPAHISCTGSADCLLSQVLAASECADRLRDAHSKYLADGTAVGSLLPCLALFAHLVSNTLLQGSATSHVAPVEPADRLLELCKQCGSETVSYLSALRDPGMVATADCSLVTACLGQISAIGEELRPRGLDIKEEELGDLVDKEMAATAMAIETASARIEEMLSKSRAGDTGVKLEVNGRILGSCTGLMQAIRVLVLASKDLQREIVESGRGAASPKEFYAKNSRWTEGLISASKAVGWGATVMVDAADLVVQGKGTFEELMVCSREIAASTAQLVAASKVKADKDSANLCKLQQASRGVTQATASVVASTKAGKSQVEEKDSMDFSSMTLTQIKRQEMDSQVRVLELENQLQKERQKLGELRKKHYELAGVAEGWVEDGAASSNRAEPPARPRSRGEGANHTCIY
- the HIP1 gene encoding huntingtin-interacting protein 1 isoform X1, with amino-acid sequence MERVSSTMKQVANPLPKVLSRRAGGGSLEAERESFERAQTVSINKAINAQEVAVKEKHARTCILGTHHEKGAQTFWSVVNRLPLSGNAVLCWKFCHVFHKLLRDGHSNVLKDSVRYKNELSDMSRMWGHLSEGYGQLCSIYLKLLRTKMEFHTKNPRFPGNLQMSDRQLDEAGENDVNNFFQLTVEMFDYLECELNLFQTVFSSLDMSRSVSVTAAGQCRLAPLIQVILDCSHLYDYTVKLLFKLHSCLPADTLQGHRDRFLEQFRKLKDLFYRSSNLQYFKRLIQIPQLPENPPNFLRASALSEHISPVVVIPAEASSPDSEPITDLVEMDAASQSLFDNKFDDIFGSSFSCDPFNFNSQNGMNKDDKDRLIEQLYGEITALKEELENFKAESARGAVQLRGRASELEAELAEQQHLKQQAQDESEFLRAELEELKKQREDTEKAQRSLTEIERRAQANEQRYSKLKEKYSELVQNHADLLRKNAEATKQITVARQAQGDVEREKKELEDSFQRVSEQAQRKSQEQAEVLETLKRELAASRQELQVLQGTLESSTQAGAEQNTRIASLEQERDRLNQAAEQHWDKMAALQAELQQLRDTLGREQESSRTELEMLRTQLRDKESTERVLQQCLAEEQLSLLQGTTHEAERMVQDALARMEDPAHISCTGSADCLLSQVLAASECADRLRDAHSKYLADGTAVGSLLPCLALFAHLVSNTLLQGSATSHVAPVEPADRLLELCKQCGSETVSYLSALRDPGMVATADCSLVTACLGQISAIGEELRPRGLDIKEEELGDLVDKEMAATAMAIETASARIEEMLSKSRAGDTGVKLEVNGRILGSCTGLMQAIRVLVLASKDLQREIVESGRGAASPKEFYAKNSRWTEGLISASKAVGWGATVMVDAADLVVQGKGTFEELMVCSREIAASTAQLVAASKVKADKDSANLCKLQQASRGVTQATASVVASTKAGKSQVEEKDSMDFSSMTLTQIKRQEMDSQVRVLELENQLQKERQKLGELRKKHYELAGVAEGWVEDAAD